The DNA region GGAGCAAAGCTAAGTTTGCTAAAAATTTTGCTTAAAAAGATTAATAAAAGCACGAAAAATAAAGCTATAAAATACACCATTAAGCTTAAAATGCTATGTGTTTGAAAAAGACTATGAAAATCTAGCACAAAAATGCTAGGCGGAGCGATGAAAATAAAAAGCGTAGGGATAAATTTAGTCTCCAAACTTTGCTCAAAAATAAGCCTTTGCATAATCATCGCACTTAAAATAATCCAAAAAAAGCACCCTATGGAAAAGAAAAAAAGTAGCATATCTTTTGGGGCATTGATGAAAGCGCCGCTAAGTGGGACTATTAAATTTCCAACGACAGGGATAAACCACGCAGGAGAAAGCAAGGAGCTTTTCATACTTTCTTTAAACCAAAAACTCATCACATATAAGCTTAAAATAAGCTGTAAAGCACTCGCCACATAAAAACTTCCTAAAATCACCCACCAAAATCCACTTTCCTTAGAGATAAAATCACTCCAAAACGCCGTAATAATAAGCATACTTATAGGTACACTTGAGAGAAAATTAATCTTAACTTGATGTGTGAAATCCTCTTTAAAAGCTTTAAAATGATAGAGTATTTTCGCACCATAACACACAAATAAAAGTGCAAAAACAATCAATGCTAAAATCGCAAAAATAAAGGCAGACCACGCTAAAAAATCTTGATGATTAAAAGCCATACTAGCTTTTTTAAACGCAAGAGAAAGCCCTCCAATCCCCATAACCGAAGCAAATAAAACTATGGGAAAATTTGCAAGTTTTGAAATTTTTTCGATATTTTCTTGCATTATGACTCCTTATCTGCCATTTTAACGCCTTCTTCCCACAAACTATGTCTTTCTTTAATGTAGTTAGCATCGACCTTGCCACTAAACATAGCCCCTAAAAGAGGGCGATTTGCCTTAAATATAAAAGCTGCTAAATGCCCTATAATCCCTAAAATAATTAAAATCATACCAAGATTATGTAGCTGTGCACTCCAAAAATAAAGCCCCTCGCTTAAATTCCACCCCGCTAAATTTTTAGCCGTTTTAATGAGTCCTGTGATAATTAAAAGAAGCAAAACAAGCCCGATGAAAAAATAAGCCAATCTTTGCTCGGGTAAATATTTCTCACTCTTTGGCTCAACTCCTCCAAAAAGCATAGCTTTGATAATTTTAAGACTTTTTACTCCGTCGCCTTTTTTAGGAAAGATGTCAAATTCCGCTCTAGCTATGTGGAAAAATAAGTGAAACGCCACGAAAAAAATGAGGCTAAAAGCCCCTACATAGTGCATTATAAGACTGATATGATAGTCCCCACTCCACGCCATTAGGGGCAATTCGTTAATCATATATCTTTTTGAAACGGGCATTTGAAACATACCGCTTATAATTAGTGCAAAAGTGCTTACCGCCACACCCCAATGCACGATACGATTTTGCAGACTTTGACGCAATATCATTTTTTTAATTTTTTTCATAACTCTTCCTTTTTTATTTTTCTAGCTTTTGTCACAGCGATAGCT from Campylobacter upsaliensis includes:
- a CDS encoding SLAC1 anion channel family protein; protein product: MQENIEKISKLANFPIVLFASVMGIGGLSLAFKKASMAFNHQDFLAWSAFIFAILALIVFALLFVCYGAKILYHFKAFKEDFTHQVKINFLSSVPISMLIITAFWSDFISKESGFWWVILGSFYVASALQLILSLYVMSFWFKESMKSSLLSPAWFIPVVGNLIVPLSGAFINAPKDMLLFFFSIGCFFWIILSAMIMQRLIFEQSLETKFIPTLFIFIAPPSIFVLDFHSLFQTHSILSLMVYFIALFFVLLLIFLSKIFSKLSFAPSWWAFTFPLCAFSIASFDLFITYKFKYFYGFLGVLALILALFAVFFISYKTLRAVANGMIFKEH
- a CDS encoding cytochrome b/b6 domain-containing protein produces the protein MKKIKKMILRQSLQNRIVHWGVAVSTFALIISGMFQMPVSKRYMINELPLMAWSGDYHISLIMHYVGAFSLIFFVAFHLFFHIARAEFDIFPKKGDGVKSLKIIKAMLFGGVEPKSEKYLPEQRLAYFFIGLVLLLLIITGLIKTAKNLAGWNLSEGLYFWSAQLHNLGMILIILGIIGHLAAFIFKANRPLLGAMFSGKVDANYIKERHSLWEEGVKMADKES